One region of Sphingomonas adhaesiva genomic DNA includes:
- a CDS encoding glycosyltransferase family 2 protein — MNRPALSVVIPCYNEEATLPLLHARVSAAARGVVGDDHEIVLVNDGSRDDSWRVMQTLAAADPRVVAVNLSRNHGHQLALTAGLDLCAGEQILIIDADLQDPPELVAEMRATMAREQADVVYAVRRKRDGETLFKKATAAAFYRVLDRVTDTPIPLDTGDFRLMTRRALDALLSLPEQARFIRGMVAWVGFRQVPFPYDRAERHAGETNYPLGKMVRLALDAVTGFSTAPLRWASHLSVILAGCSVLLLFYIAYGYFSGARVQGWTSTMLVVVVLSAIQMFVLGMIGEYLGRLYIEAKRRPLYLVADIAGTAHGRATLGFQAEATRIPEEQVASAAPAE; from the coding sequence ATGAACCGTCCTGCGCTCTCGGTCGTCATCCCCTGTTACAACGAAGAGGCGACGCTGCCGCTGCTCCATGCGCGCGTGTCCGCCGCGGCGCGCGGCGTCGTCGGCGACGATCATGAGATCGTGCTCGTCAACGACGGGTCGCGCGACGACAGCTGGCGCGTGATGCAGACGCTGGCGGCGGCCGACCCGCGCGTCGTCGCGGTCAATCTGTCGCGCAACCACGGCCACCAGCTCGCGCTGACCGCGGGGCTGGACCTGTGCGCGGGCGAGCAGATCCTCATCATCGACGCGGACCTGCAGGACCCGCCCGAACTCGTGGCGGAGATGCGCGCGACCATGGCGCGCGAGCAGGCCGACGTCGTCTATGCCGTGCGGCGCAAGCGCGATGGCGAGACGCTGTTCAAGAAGGCGACGGCGGCGGCCTTCTACCGCGTGCTCGACCGCGTCACCGACACGCCGATCCCGCTCGACACCGGCGATTTCCGGCTGATGACCAGGCGGGCGCTCGACGCCTTGCTGTCGCTGCCCGAGCAGGCGCGCTTCATCCGCGGGATGGTGGCCTGGGTCGGCTTCCGCCAGGTGCCCTTTCCCTATGACCGCGCCGAGCGGCATGCGGGCGAGACGAACTATCCGCTGGGCAAGATGGTGCGGCTGGCGCTGGACGCGGTCACCGGCTTCTCCACCGCGCCGTTGCGCTGGGCGAGCCATTTGTCGGTGATCCTGGCGGGCTGCTCGGTGCTGCTGCTGTTCTACATCGCCTACGGCTATTTCAGCGGGGCTCGAGTGCAGGGCTGGACCTCGACCATGCTGGTCGTCGTTGTGCTGTCCGCGATCCAGATGTTCGTGCTCGGCATGATCGGCGAGTATCTGGGGCGGCTGTATATCGAGGCGAAACGGCGTCCGCTGTATCTGGTCGCGGACATCGCCGGCACCGCGCACGGCCGCGCGACGCTGGGGTTCCAGGCGGAGGCGACGCGGATCCCGGAGGAGCAGGTCGCCAGCGCCGCGCCGGCGGAGTGA
- a CDS encoding M48 family metalloprotease, whose amino-acid sequence MLRHLLAATALVSVAVPAAAQSISASDKAQGAQANPQLLAEFGGKYDGPQAAYVEQVGKRVAVQSGLSNAQGDFTVALLNSPVENAFAIPGGYIYVTRQLLALMNSEAELASVMGHEVGHVAARHSAARNRTASIGGVLAGIVGAVAGNGAIGQLVGAGAQQAAGLYTLKYGRDQEYAADALGVKYITAAGYDPYAAADMLAQLNAATTLQARAAGHDANALPTWASTHPNSLERVRRAARLAQATGRPETTPPQDTAFLRRLDGLRYDDDPTEGVIEGQTFRHPGLRLRFTAPQGYTIANGADAVTVAGSGGQAQMKTAAATDDLAGFIAARFRQLGANAGGEVTSGTANGVRYAASTTRASAGGRAVDATIVAYRFPSATNWFTIVTPAGQGIRPLASLVESVAVLTPAQANAITGKRVRIVTVKQGDTIDTFAGQMAYPTLQRERFVTLNGLDPDAPLRAGMLVKVVTTG is encoded by the coding sequence ATGTTACGCCATCTGCTCGCCGCCACGGCGCTCGTCTCGGTCGCCGTGCCGGCGGCGGCGCAGTCGATCTCCGCATCGGACAAGGCGCAGGGGGCGCAGGCCAACCCGCAGCTGCTGGCCGAGTTCGGCGGCAAGTACGACGGCCCGCAGGCGGCCTATGTCGAGCAGGTGGGCAAGCGCGTCGCGGTCCAGTCCGGGCTGTCGAACGCGCAGGGCGATTTCACCGTGGCACTGCTCAATTCGCCGGTGGAGAATGCCTTCGCGATCCCCGGGGGCTATATCTACGTCACGCGACAGCTGCTGGCGCTGATGAACAGCGAGGCGGAGCTGGCCTCGGTGATGGGGCATGAGGTCGGCCACGTCGCCGCGCGCCATTCGGCGGCGCGCAACCGTACCGCCTCGATCGGCGGCGTGCTGGCGGGGATCGTCGGCGCGGTGGCGGGCAATGGCGCGATCGGGCAGCTGGTGGGCGCCGGCGCGCAGCAGGCAGCCGGGCTCTACACGCTGAAATACGGCCGCGATCAGGAATATGCCGCCGACGCGCTGGGGGTGAAGTACATCACCGCCGCGGGGTACGATCCCTATGCCGCCGCCGACATGCTGGCGCAGCTGAACGCCGCGACGACGCTGCAGGCGCGCGCGGCCGGGCACGACGCGAACGCGCTCCCCACCTGGGCATCGACCCACCCCAACAGCCTGGAGCGGGTCCGCCGCGCCGCCCGGCTCGCGCAGGCGACCGGGCGACCGGAAACGACCCCGCCGCAGGATACCGCGTTCCTCCGCCGGCTGGACGGGCTGCGCTACGACGATGACCCGACCGAAGGCGTGATCGAGGGGCAGACCTTCCGGCATCCGGGACTGCGGCTGCGCTTCACCGCGCCGCAGGGCTATACGATCGCCAACGGTGCGGACGCGGTCACGGTGGCGGGCAGCGGCGGTCAGGCGCAGATGAAGACCGCGGCCGCTACCGACGATCTCGCCGGCTTCATCGCCGCGCGGTTCCGCCAGCTGGGCGCGAATGCCGGCGGAGAGGTGACGTCGGGTACCGCCAACGGCGTGCGCTACGCCGCCTCGACCACGCGCGCCTCGGCGGGCGGGCGCGCGGTCGATGCGACCATCGTCGCCTATCGCTTCCCCAGCGCCACCAACTGGTTCACGATCGTGACCCCGGCGGGGCAGGGAATCCGTCCGCTGGCGTCGCTGGTGGAGAGCGTCGCGGTGCTCACCCCGGCGCAGGCGAATGCGATTACCGGCAAGCGCGTCCGCATCGTGACGGTGAAGCAGGGGGATACGATCGACACCTTCGCGGGGCAGATGGCCTATCCCACGCTTCAGCGCGAACGGTTCGTGACGCTGAACGGGCTGGACCCCGATGCGCCGCTGCGCGCCGGAATGCTGGTAAAGGTCGTGACGACCGGCTGA
- a CDS encoding winged helix-turn-helix transcriptional regulator, whose amino-acid sequence MPVRQETCRVGNVRENLAECSLPAALESMGERWAFLILRAAFNGLHHFEEFQQELGIARNILANRLARFVEHGIMERSSVPEDRRKIVYNLTDKGFALLPTMVALRQWGERWETGCPAFPILVDVRDGRPIREVAVLSHDGRVLGKSDMHWALPSDVDAPEARAAE is encoded by the coding sequence ATGCCCGTTCGGCAGGAGACTTGTCGCGTGGGAAACGTGCGTGAAAATCTGGCCGAGTGCAGCTTGCCGGCGGCGTTGGAGTCGATGGGCGAGCGCTGGGCGTTCCTGATCCTGCGGGCGGCGTTCAACGGCCTGCACCATTTCGAGGAATTCCAGCAGGAGCTGGGCATCGCGCGCAACATCCTGGCCAACCGGCTGGCGCGCTTCGTCGAGCACGGCATCATGGAGCGGTCGTCGGTGCCCGAGGATCGCCGCAAGATCGTCTACAATTTGACCGACAAGGGCTTTGCGCTGCTGCCGACGATGGTCGCGTTGCGGCAATGGGGCGAACGGTGGGAAACCGGCTGCCCCGCCTTCCCGATCCTGGTCGACGTGCGCGACGGCCGCCCGATCCGCGAGGTCGCGGTGCTCAGCCACGACGGGCGCGTCCTGGGCAAGAGCGACATGCACTGGGCGCTGCCGTCGGACGTCGATGCGCCGGAGGCGCGCGCGGCGGAATAG
- a CDS encoding RelA/SpoT family protein, translated as MLRQYELVDRVLDYDPGADEAMLNRAYVFSVNAHGTQKRASGDPYFSHPIEVAGILTELHLDDETIATAILHDTVEDTVATSEEIERIFGANVARLVDGVTKLSKIEAQTENERAAENLRKFLMAMSGDIRVLLVKLADRLHNMRTLHHIPKPEKRRRIARETMDIYAPLAERIGMYEFMKEMQTLAFAQLEPEAYESITRRLEQLKEGSGGDRIAKIGSGLKLLLSRGRIDAQVSGREKHPYSIWRKMQERHISFEQLSDIMAFRAIVPTEEDCYRALGIIHRRWPMVPGRFKDYISTPKRNGYRSLHTSVIHAENRRIEIQIRTPEMHAEAEFGLAAHWAYKQSVTAEVTERPDKPDKAPITGRDTPGDTRLRPDAQHGWIADLVEILDTAATPEELLEHTRIAMYQDRIFAFTPKGELIQLPKGATPIDFAYAVHTDLGDQAVGAKVNGRVVPLSTVLENGDQVQVLRSKAQVPQASWLNLAITAKALAAIRRHLRNEERGQTVALGRKLYDDIVARLPATLSAGAMDEALKRLKLPDEAALMQAIARRTLTDGQVMEALMPGSAGADLAHAPPQSGAISIQGLAPGVAYELAACCHPVPGDRIVGLRRPDASIEVHAIDCRILSDLAERSDEETDWIDVQWGDKTEGAVARISVEVRNEPGALGLLATVIGQHRANIINLRLDNRDAQFHTNMIDLEVHDSHQLMRLLSALRAADAVNAAERI; from the coding sequence GTGCTGAGACAGTATGAACTGGTCGACCGGGTACTCGACTACGATCCGGGCGCCGACGAGGCGATGCTCAACCGCGCCTACGTCTTCTCCGTCAACGCGCACGGGACGCAGAAGCGTGCCAGCGGCGATCCCTATTTCAGCCACCCGATCGAGGTGGCGGGCATCCTGACCGAGCTTCACCTCGACGACGAGACGATCGCGACCGCGATCCTGCACGACACGGTCGAGGATACGGTCGCCACGTCGGAGGAGATCGAGCGCATCTTCGGCGCCAATGTCGCGCGGCTGGTCGACGGCGTGACGAAGCTCAGCAAGATCGAGGCGCAGACCGAGAACGAGCGCGCGGCGGAAAACCTGCGCAAGTTCCTGATGGCGATGTCGGGCGATATCCGCGTGCTGCTGGTGAAGCTGGCCGACCGGCTGCACAACATGCGCACGCTCCATCACATCCCGAAGCCGGAGAAGCGCCGCCGCATTGCGCGCGAGACGATGGATATCTACGCCCCGCTCGCCGAGCGGATCGGCATGTACGAATTCATGAAGGAGATGCAGACGCTCGCCTTCGCGCAGCTGGAGCCCGAGGCGTACGAATCGATCACGCGCCGGCTGGAGCAGCTGAAGGAAGGCTCCGGCGGGGACCGCATCGCGAAGATCGGCTCGGGGCTGAAGCTGCTGCTGTCGCGCGGGCGGATCGATGCGCAGGTGTCGGGGCGGGAGAAGCATCCCTATTCGATCTGGCGCAAGATGCAGGAGCGCCACATCAGCTTCGAGCAGCTGTCCGATATCATGGCGTTCCGCGCGATCGTGCCCACGGAGGAGGATTGCTACCGCGCGCTGGGCATCATCCACCGGCGCTGGCCGATGGTGCCGGGACGGTTCAAGGATTATATCTCGACGCCCAAGCGCAACGGCTATCGCTCGCTCCACACCAGCGTCATCCACGCCGAGAATCGCCGCATCGAGATCCAGATCCGCACGCCCGAGATGCACGCCGAGGCGGAATTCGGCCTCGCCGCGCACTGGGCCTACAAGCAGTCCGTCACCGCGGAGGTGACGGAGCGACCGGACAAGCCGGACAAGGCCCCGATCACCGGACGCGACACGCCGGGCGACACGCGGCTGCGCCCCGACGCGCAGCACGGCTGGATCGCCGATCTGGTCGAGATCCTGGATACCGCCGCGACGCCCGAGGAACTGCTCGAGCATACCAGGATCGCGATGTATCAGGATCGCATCTTCGCCTTCACCCCCAAAGGCGAGCTGATCCAGTTGCCCAAGGGCGCGACGCCGATCGACTTCGCCTATGCGGTCCATACCGATCTGGGCGATCAGGCGGTCGGCGCGAAGGTCAACGGCCGCGTCGTGCCGCTGTCGACGGTGCTGGAGAACGGCGACCAGGTGCAGGTGCTGCGCTCCAAGGCGCAGGTGCCGCAGGCGTCGTGGCTCAACCTCGCGATCACCGCGAAGGCGCTGGCGGCGATCCGCCGCCACCTGCGCAACGAAGAGCGCGGGCAAACCGTCGCGCTGGGGCGCAAGCTGTACGACGACATCGTCGCGCGGCTGCCCGCGACCCTGTCCGCGGGCGCGATGGACGAGGCGCTCAAGCGGCTGAAGCTGCCGGACGAGGCGGCGCTGATGCAGGCGATCGCGCGGCGCACGCTGACCGACGGGCAGGTGATGGAGGCGCTGATGCCGGGTTCGGCCGGTGCCGATCTGGCGCATGCCCCGCCGCAGTCGGGCGCGATCTCGATCCAGGGACTGGCACCGGGGGTCGCCTACGAACTGGCGGCGTGCTGCCACCCGGTGCCGGGCGACCGTATCGTGGGCCTGCGCCGTCCCGACGCCTCGATCGAGGTGCATGCGATCGACTGTCGCATCCTGTCCGACCTGGCCGAGCGGTCCGACGAGGAAACCGACTGGATCGACGTGCAATGGGGCGACAAGACCGAGGGCGCGGTGGCGCGCATTTCGGTCGAGGTGCGCAACGAACCCGGCGCGCTCGGGCTGCTGGCGACGGTGATCGGGCAGCACAGGGCGAACATCATCAACCTGCGGCTCGACAACCGCGACGCGCAATTCCACACGAACATGATCGACCTGGAGGTCCATGACTCGCATCAGCTGATGCGATTGCTGTCCGCGTTGCGCGCGGCGGATGCGGTGAACGCGGCCGAGCGGATCTGA
- a CDS encoding aspartate kinase, giving the protein MARIVMKFGGTSMAGIERIRSVAARVKREADAGNQVAVVVSAMAGETDRLVGFCREASPLYDPREYDVVVAAGEQITSGLLAIALQAIGVEARSWLGWQLPINTDDAFAKARIGTIDTDALIASMASGAVAVIPGFQGMNADGRITTLGRGGSDTSAVAVAAAVKADRCDIYTDVDGVYTTDPRIVPRARKLVKVTYEEMLELASVGAKVLQTRSVGLAMKEKVRVQVLSSFTGADAPMADTLPGTMIVGEEEIDEVERQLITGIAHDKNEAKITLTSVPDKPGSVAAIFEPLSAANINVDMIIQNIAHRSSGSASATDVTFTVPAADLPRSIEALNQAREAIGFGELVHDPRVAKISVVGVGMRSHAGVASTMFTTLGARGINILAISTSEIKVSVLIHEDETELAVRVLHTAYGLDADEAA; this is encoded by the coding sequence GTGGCGCGCATCGTCATGAAATTCGGCGGCACCTCGATGGCCGGGATCGAGCGTATCCGCTCCGTCGCCGCCCGGGTGAAGCGCGAGGCCGACGCCGGCAACCAGGTCGCGGTCGTCGTGTCCGCCATGGCGGGCGAGACCGACCGCCTCGTCGGCTTCTGCCGCGAGGCGTCGCCGCTGTACGATCCGCGCGAATATGACGTCGTCGTCGCCGCGGGCGAGCAGATCACCAGCGGCCTTCTGGCGATTGCGCTACAGGCGATCGGGGTCGAGGCGCGGTCGTGGCTCGGCTGGCAGCTGCCGATCAACACCGACGACGCCTTCGCCAAGGCGCGGATCGGCACGATCGATACCGACGCGCTGATCGCCAGCATGGCATCGGGCGCGGTCGCGGTCATCCCCGGCTTCCAGGGGATGAACGCCGATGGCCGGATCACCACGCTGGGCCGCGGCGGGTCGGACACGTCCGCGGTGGCGGTGGCGGCGGCGGTGAAGGCCGACCGCTGCGACATCTATACCGACGTCGACGGGGTCTACACCACCGATCCCCGCATCGTGCCGCGCGCGCGCAAGCTGGTGAAGGTGACGTACGAGGAAATGCTGGAACTGGCGAGCGTGGGGGCCAAGGTGCTCCAGACGCGCTCGGTCGGGCTGGCGATGAAGGAAAAGGTCCGCGTCCAGGTGCTGTCGTCGTTCACCGGCGCGGATGCACCGATGGCGGACACCCTGCCCGGAACGATGATCGTGGGCGAAGAGGAGATCGACGAAGTGGAACGCCAGCTCATCACCGGCATCGCGCACGACAAGAACGAGGCGAAGATCACGCTGACCAGCGTGCCCGACAAGCCCGGTTCGGTCGCCGCGATCTTCGAGCCGCTGTCCGCAGCCAATATCAACGTCGACATGATCATCCAGAATATCGCGCACCGCTCCAGCGGCTCGGCCAGCGCGACCGACGTGACCTTCACCGTCCCCGCCGCCGACCTGCCGCGTTCGATCGAGGCGCTGAACCAGGCGCGCGAGGCGATCGGCTTCGGCGAACTGGTCCACGACCCCCGCGTCGCGAAGATCAGCGTCGTCGGGGTCGGGATGCGCAGCCATGCCGGCGTCGCCAGCACCATGTTCACGACGCTGGGCGCGCGCGGGATCAACATCCTCGCCATCTCGACCAGCGAGATCAAGGTGTCGGTGTTGATCCACGAGGACGAGACGGAACTGGCGGTCCGCGTCCTCCACACCGCCTACGGGCTGGACGCCGACGAGGCGGCCTGA
- a CDS encoding CC_3452 family protein, translated as MLRAVISAIVASAATLAAAGVQAQPAGAYYVATPAAAPTKARFITRSTAWHVDNGALVAARAPERDAILCQLLARDVGGLTAFSAGGKTFDAAQLGACNAKAGITAPTMANN; from the coding sequence ATGCTTCGTGCCGTCATCTCCGCGATCGTCGCCTCCGCCGCCACGCTGGCCGCCGCCGGTGTCCAGGCGCAGCCTGCCGGTGCCTATTACGTCGCCACCCCGGCCGCAGCGCCGACGAAGGCCCGCTTCATCACCCGCTCGACCGCATGGCACGTCGACAATGGCGCGCTGGTCGCCGCCCGCGCGCCGGAGCGCGACGCCATCCTGTGCCAGCTGCTGGCGCGCGACGTCGGCGGGCTGACCGCCTTCTCGGCGGGGGGCAAGACCTTCGATGCGGCGCAGCTGGGCGCCTGCAACGCCAAGGCTGGGATCACCGCGCCGACGATGGCGAACAACTGA
- a CDS encoding lipopolysaccharide biosynthesis protein: MSEKRDIAQLAKGGRTNMAGFILRLAARLPFLFIAGHIYGPALVGRFALAVVVVELAALLATLGLKRGLAQALATTTRPHAHVVWDGMVVAGLLSLAASVVLWTFPQVMYANTQVTGLDRYLPLVILAVAWSDVSLAALAYRHDVKAAVTARAIVEPWTISGAAWAFSFFTIKDGLVLSYVASMVAALIASIVPFVRSYGLPQGWSPRVREILSLARDNAPLAGADALEWSMRNVDRFILGLMFAPKVVGIYYMAQQVATLPGKLKTSFDPILGPVITRSLAENDRAAVANQVRQVAFWIMAAQGGLALMGAIPATSVMTVLGPQFVAGSAALAFLLAAEVLASPGATAESALVYIARHRNLMVSAAALAFQIGLSVALVLAMRALGWPLEWQAAGPAIALMTALGVMSVVKARLLGRMLSAPVSPVRGSLLVALAVAGGLGWAATHLLPLSSGLRLLIGLPLIAGSYVLLLWKFALAPADRALFRRVPRAEEATLANEGSLTR, encoded by the coding sequence TTGAGCGAGAAGCGCGATATCGCGCAGCTGGCGAAGGGCGGACGAACCAACATGGCGGGGTTCATCCTGCGCCTCGCCGCGCGGTTGCCGTTCCTCTTCATCGCCGGGCACATCTACGGCCCGGCGCTGGTCGGTCGCTTCGCGCTGGCGGTGGTGGTGGTGGAGCTCGCCGCGCTGCTCGCCACGCTGGGGCTGAAGCGCGGGCTGGCGCAGGCGCTGGCGACGACGACGCGACCCCACGCGCATGTCGTGTGGGACGGGATGGTGGTCGCGGGGCTGCTGTCGCTCGCCGCCAGCGTGGTGCTGTGGACCTTTCCGCAGGTGATGTACGCCAATACGCAGGTGACCGGGCTGGACCGCTACCTGCCGCTCGTCATCCTGGCCGTGGCGTGGTCCGACGTCAGCCTGGCCGCGCTGGCCTATCGCCACGATGTGAAGGCGGCGGTGACCGCGCGCGCGATCGTGGAGCCGTGGACCATCTCGGGCGCGGCCTGGGCCTTCAGCTTCTTCACGATCAAGGACGGGTTGGTGCTGTCCTATGTCGCGTCGATGGTCGCGGCGCTGATCGCGTCGATCGTGCCCTTCGTGCGCAGCTACGGCCTGCCGCAGGGCTGGTCGCCGCGGGTGCGCGAGATCCTGTCGCTGGCGCGCGACAACGCGCCGCTCGCCGGGGCGGACGCGCTGGAATGGTCGATGCGCAACGTCGACCGCTTCATCCTGGGGCTGATGTTCGCGCCCAAGGTCGTCGGCATCTATTACATGGCGCAGCAGGTCGCGACGCTGCCGGGCAAGCTGAAGACCAGCTTCGACCCGATCCTGGGCCCGGTCATCACGCGCAGCCTGGCGGAGAACGACCGCGCCGCGGTCGCCAACCAGGTGCGGCAGGTGGCGTTCTGGATCATGGCGGCGCAGGGCGGGCTGGCGCTGATGGGGGCGATCCCGGCGACGTCGGTGATGACGGTATTGGGGCCGCAGTTCGTCGCGGGCAGTGCCGCGCTCGCCTTCCTGCTGGCCGCGGAGGTGCTGGCGTCGCCCGGCGCGACCGCGGAATCGGCGCTGGTCTATATCGCGCGGCACCGCAACCTGATGGTGTCCGCGGCGGCGCTGGCGTTCCAGATCGGGCTCAGCGTGGCGCTGGTCCTGGCGATGCGCGCGCTCGGCTGGCCGCTGGAATGGCAGGCGGCGGGGCCCGCGATCGCGCTGATGACCGCGCTGGGCGTGATGTCGGTGGTGAAGGCGCGGCTGTTGGGGCGGATGCTGTCGGCGCCGGTGTCGCCGGTGCGCGGTTCGCTGCTGGTGGCGCTGGCGGTGGCGGGTGGACTGGGCTGGGCGGCGACGCATCTGCTGCCGCTGTCGAGCGGGCTGCGGCTGCTGATCGGGCTACCGCTGATCGCGGGCAGCTACGTATTGCTGCTGTGGAAGTTCGCGCTGGCGCCCGCGGATCGTGCGCTGTTCCGCCGCGTGCCGCGCGCGGAGGAAGCGACGCTGGCGAACGAGGGCAGCCTGACGCGCTGA